TCAATATTGACAGCTCAGTTCTTTATGCTGGCGGTATTCAGCAGGTAATTTTGCGATTGCTTTACGTAAATCTTTGATACGCGTATCGTGTGATGGATGCGTTGACAATAGCTCAGGCGGTTGCTTACCGCTTGATGCAGCAGCCATATTTTGCCACAATGCCACGCTTTCTTCTGGATCAAATCCCGCTTTCGCCATTAATTCTAACCCAACAATATCAGCTTCCGATTCTTGGGTACGTCCGTACGGTAACACCACGCCATATTGCAGACCCAAGCCTAACGCTTGCATTGCAGTCTCTTTATACGCTTGATTTTGCAATGCATAATCCGTCACCTGTAAGCCAAGATTGGTGATCTTTGATTGTGATAGACGTTCGTTACTGTGTTTTGCTGTTACGTGAACAATTTCATGCCCCATTACAGCCGCTAATTGTGACGGTGTTTTCGCTACTTTTAATAAACCGGTATACACACCAATATGACCACCCGGTAAGGCAAAAGCATTCACTTGTGGACTATCAAAAATAACCACATCCCAATTGGTTGGCTGGTCAACATAATGCGTCAAAGTATCAGCAATACATTGTACATAATTGTTCAGTTTAGGATCGGTATTGATTTTTTCTTGCTGTTTGATTTGATCGAATGATTGTGCGCCAAGCTGCGTCATATCACCAGATGAATACAATAGCACCTGATTACGACCTGTTGGCGATGCAGTGCAGCCCACAACTAAAGATGATAGTACGACTAAAGGTAAGATTTGTTTAAACATGCGCCCTCCTAATTGGCTCTTTAATTTAATAACAAACTAGTTATCATCAAACCAGTATAAGGAGCAACTTACAAATAGTAAAATACTCACAATCGTCTCTTGGCTAAAAATTTTTAAACTGATTGGTTTTTGTATCGTAATGATAACCAAGCGTATCTAATTTATTGGCGAGCGCTTCGGTAGGCATTTCATAAGATGCAGAAAGATCATGCAGATCGGTACATTCTAATCGCAGTTTTTCATTAACAATACCGAGTAAGATCGCAGTATCCATTTGTTCAAAATTACTTAAGTCCATCTTCATCACCCATCATGTAAGTACTGATAAGTTAAGTTTAGAAGACTTAAGTCATTTTAACAGGCGTGGCCTCAATCGCTGTAACTATGATTCAGACGCGGGTGTCTCATGAAGGTGACGCCATAAAATTTCATCTCCTTCAAGCGTCAATAAAACAGTTGAATGTCTCAATGACTCTATGTTGTTAGGCAAAATTTGACGTTCAACATAACTCACTAAAGCCCCTTGTGACCACTCTGCTAATATCTCCATTTTATCCATAATAATTTTGAGCCCGTCCTTTGCACCGCAATTATTCTGAAAAAATGCTTCCAAAGTAAGAAAATCTAACTTAGTACCATTGATACTTATCATCGAAAAGTTCCTATCAAAACGTGAAAGTAACACTTCAAGATCACCTTTACCTTGCCCAAGCCAATTCTCAATTTTTACATGTGTATCGACAAGTTCATTAAAAAAACGGTTCATACTATTTCCTTTAAGCGTTTATTTTTTTCAAGACAGCTTTGTTATCAATATATAAACAAAGCAAAAATGGCACGGCAGTAGCGGCCGCAGCGAGATAAAAACTGATTTGATAAGCACTCAAGCTATCAACAGTCATTTGTAGTAGCTGCAGTATCAAACTCATTACAGCAACACCAACACAAAAACTAAACTGGCGATTGATATTCCAAATTGCACTCGCATCAGCCAACGATACACAATCAATAGTTAAAAAAGCTGAACTCTGGGCTGCACTACTACATAAAGAACCACCAAAACCCATTAATGAAAAAGAAATCAGCAATAGCAGCTGTTGATCAACCATAGTGATTTGAGATAAGCATAAAATACCAATACCTTGGATCAAGCACCCCAACATAAATAAAGGCTTAGGGCCATAATAATTAAATAATTTGCCCACAAGCATAATGGCTAAAAATGCTGACAATGACCACGGTATCATCAGAACACCAACCGATGATGCTGACATACCCAACTGCATTTGAAGGTACATCATTGCGATTAAATTAACGCCCATAAATACACCCGGAATAAATAAATAAACCATCATCGAAATACGAAGTAATGGATTACGAATTAAGCCCAAATCAAGTAATGGCTTAGGATGACGGAAACTATGACGCACGTAATAAACCAATACCGCAACCGCTGTAATTAGTAATATAAGAGCACCGAATAGTTTGTTGGGGACGGCTAACCAGTCTAAACCGAGTAGTAACAGGGTTAACCCCAGACTTGCAATAGCGAGCCCCCGAACATCTAGGAAGTGACTATCTTTCGGAAATGACACTTTATCGCTACGCAGCCACACAAAAGCAAGCACTAAAGCAATCAATGTCAGCGGTAGATTAACAAAAAATACCCATCGCCAACTTAACAGATCAACAATAAGGCCACCGAGAGCTGGAGAAAGTGCAGGTGCTAATAAACCGACTAACATAATGATAGAAGAAAGGCGTGCGCGTTCATGACTCGCATAAAGCTGGTAGGTCAGAGTCTGCCCTATCGGAATTAACAAGCCACCACTTAAACCTTGAAGTAAGCGTAATCCAATCAGCAGTTCAATAGAATTAGCAAAACCAGCCATGACCGTAGTCACAAGAAATAAAGTGAGCGATAACAAAAATACTCGACGCCCGCCAATACGCAGTGCTAACCAAGCACTAATTGGTGTAACTAATATCAATCCCAAAATGTAACTCGTACTTACCCAAGTCAATTGATCAACGCTCGCATTCAGTGCCTGGCCGATCGCAGGGTAAGCTACATTAGTAATAAACATATTAATGAGATCGATAAAAAAACCCAGTAAATAAACAATTGCAACTTTAGTACGATATTGCATAAAACCTCCTACAAACGAAAGATACGCAGTCTAAATCTGAAATCACGGTGGATAAATAGGGTATAGTCACTTACACTGTCAAAAATAATTTGACAGTTAACGAGAGGAACATGCTTAATTTACAAAGGATGAAGATCTTCACTGCAGTGGTCGAAGCTGGAAGTTTTACTGCAGCGGCAGAGGTGCTGGATCAGAGCAAGGCTGTCGTTAGCTTCAATGTCAAACAACTAGAAGCTGAACTGGGTGTTTCTTTATTGAGGCGTAGTACGCGAAAAATTTCACTCACAGAACCCGGTAAACATTTCTATCAAAATAGCCTACGCTTATTAGCGGATGCAGAGCACATTTTGAACGATGTGCGTCACGATCATCATGGTTTAAGTGGTGTACTACGTGTTACAAGTACTCCTGAATATGGTGCACACAAAGTTGTACCAGCGCTGGCAGCATTCGCAAAAAAACACCCTCAGTTACATATTAATTACATTTCATCATCTAAGCATGCTGATTTAATTGCCGAATATTTTGACATCGCTATTCGCTTGGGTGAATTGGCCGATTCAAATTATCACGCAGCATATATTGATAATTTTGCTATTTTCCCTGTCAGCTCTCCAAGTTATCTAGCAACGAATAACATAAATACGTTATCTGACTTAGCGCAAGCTAATTGGATCACTAACAGTCGCTTAAAATCGCCACTGAGTTGGAAAGTAATAACACCACAAAAAGAAACTGTATTATTCAATGTCGAAAGTCCTTCAACCATCACTGCTGATAGCGCTAGCGCACTGTTAGCCTTTACATTAAACGGGACGGGCATAGCACTAATACCCGAATGGCTTGTACATCCAGCATTAGAGCAAGGCCAACTCATTCACTTACTTCCTGAGTATATTTTTCCATTACAGAATATTTATGCAATCTATCCTAATACTCGTTACGTTCCTGAAAAAGTGAGAGCTTTTATTGATTTTTTACGAGAGTGGTAGGTACCAAAGTATGCTATCGACCCTAGGACGGGATTTCTAGATAACAGGTAAGGCCTGCGAAGGGATAACATTGGGGTATTTATCGCCGACAGTATTTGATCAACGAGTATTAAGCTTTATCCCTTATCATGAAAGGACTGATAAGGGAGATTTAGAAAATCTCAAGTCATTTTAGTCGGCGTAAACAGAGGCTAAACTGATTTCTTAAACCAATTACTAATAAAAGAAAAACGGGTTTTCTTACGTTGCGCTAATTTTTCTAAAACAGCTTCATCTACCCATTGTTCCGACATTTTACGTGCGTTATCAAGCGATTTACGATCCATTTTACCTTCGATCATTTTTAGCACTTTTTTCACGTCTTTGCTGTTTTCACCATTTAATTCTGCAGCATAAAGCCACGCATAACCTAAACCATAATGTTGCTGAATACCTTCGGCATAAACATACATCATGCCCAGTTGTACTTGCGCTGCTAAATATCGCTTACGTCCCGCTTCTGCATATAGTTTAAATGCTTGTTTTTTATCTGAATCAGTGCCTAAGCCATTAAAGAACATAGTAGCGAGATTATACTCTGCTGCTGACACTTCGTATTTAATCACTTCGGCAGAAAAAGCATTTGGATTACTGGTAAACGAACGCACTGCGATACTGTACCAGTAAAAAGCATCTTCATAAGAACCTCGTGCATAAAACATATCCGCAGCAGCCAACTGAGAGAAAGGACTCCCTTGCTCGGCTTCTGCCACGATTTGTAAACGAGGATCTCGCGGTTTAACTCGCGCATTTTCGATATTGTCTGACATGCTTGTACTTACCAATAAAAACAAAAAGCCAGCAAAGCCGACTTATACATAAAATTGAATACTGTATATATAAATATCACTATGTTTTTATACAGCAGTTATTACATTCTACCGAAACAAAATCCTCCTGCATAGGTGCTATTACATCGTTTTTTTTTAACCACTGGCAGGTAATTGTTTAAGCGATTTTAACAACCGATTTAACCTTGTTTGAATATACTTGTGCTATTATCGCCTCATTAAAATAGATAAAGGACAAAAAATGTCACAGCAGACAGCAAACAAAGCGGTATTAGTATTCAGTGGTGGTCAGGATAGTACTACCTGTTTAGTTGATGCCTTACAGCGTTATGATAGCGTCGATTGTATTACCTTTGATTATGGTCAACGCCATAGCCAAGAGATCGAGGTAGCGAAAAAAACAGCGGCTTATTTCGGTGTGAAAAATCATAAAATCATCAATGTTGATCTGCTTAGTGAATTGGCGATTAGTTCACTAACTCGTGACGATATCGCGGTATCTCACGAACTGATGGATAACGGTTTACCAAATTCGTTTGTACCAGGTCGCAATATCTTATTCATGACGCTGGCGAGTATTTATGCTTACCAAGTCGGTGCTAACACAGTTATTACCGGTGTATGTGAAACTGACTTTTCTGGCTACCCTGATTGCCGAGATGAATTTATCAAGTCAATTAATCAAGCATGTAACCTAGGTATGGCTAAAGACTTTAAATTTGAGACGCCATTAATGTGGTTGAACAAAGCGGAAACATGGGCGCTTGCAGATTTGCATGATGAACTTGATTTCGTTACTCACCAATCACTGACTTGTTATAACGGTGTTGTGGGTAAAGGTTGTGGCGACTGCCCGGCCTGTCTATTACGTAATAATGGTTTAAATGATTATCTCACCAATAAAACTGTGCACATTACAGCGCTAAAAGGCAAGTTACCACGTTTAGCGGGTATTCAAGCCACATCATAATAGGGCTTATAATAAGTAAGCCAGACTCAATTGTATGTTCTATTTCAGCACATACAATTGAGTCCCTCGTCAATAAACTGAACGTTCCTTCTTTTATTATTCCGCCGTATTTATAGGAATACGTTAAAAATCAGTGCTGAGATTGCAATCAATCCCATGATGGTAACGAAAATATTACTTAAGGCACCACGGTATTTAGCCAATGCTTCAACTTTAGATACCGCGTACATAGGCATCACAAACAAGATCATAGCAATAACTGGTCCCGAAAATATTTCCATCATATTTAAAATACTTGGGTTCATTACTGACACAATCCAGATACTGATAAACAATATAAAAATAGTCAGCTTGTTAGTCGCTGAAGGCGTTATGTTTACTTGCTTACGTATCAAACCATTTAAGCCTTCACGAGCGCCTAAGAAATGCCCAAAAAATGAAGATGTAATAGCAATGAAAGCAATTAACGGACCTAAAGAAGCAATTAAAGCATTGTCTTTCACATTTGCAAGATACGATAAAACAGATATATTTTGTATTTTAGCTTCCAACAACTGCGCCGGTGTTAGGCTGAACACGCAGGAGAAAACAAAAAATACGACGAACGAAATAAGCATGATTGACGTACGTTTAAGGATCTGTTCTGATTTCTCCCCAGCTTGTTTACCATAATGGCGCTTTTGTGCCGTAGAAAAGCTAGAGATAGCTGCGGCATGACTAAACGCAAATACAGTAACAGGCACAGCTAACCATAATGTACGCGAGAACTCACCCATATCCGTCACCATTGATATGTCAGGCACTTGCCAATCTTGGATCATGTAAATTGACAGTCCAGCAAGAATAAGCACCAATGGATAAACGATGATCTCAAACGCTTTGAGTACTAACTTCTCTCCCCCCATCATCACACTCACCATGCCAGCAACCAATATACCGGATAACAACACACGTGAAGGAGATGCTAAACCAAGCTGATTTACGATAAAGCTATCGACTGTATTAGTTAACCCTACACCATAAATAAGTAAAATAGGATAAATAGATAAGAAATACAGAATAGAGATAATACGACCAGCATTGTGACCAAAATGTTCTTCAACAACATCGGTAAAATCGGCCTCGGGATTCTTCGATGAAAGAACAAATCGAGATAATCCCCTATGCGCTAAAAAAGTCATCGGGCCCGCGAGCAGTGCCATTATGATAAGCGGCCAGAATCCACCAGCACCTATATTGATAGGTAAAAACAATATGCCTGCCCCTACAGCAGTACC
This Moritella sp. 5 DNA region includes the following protein-coding sequences:
- a CDS encoding M48 family metallopeptidase, which produces MFKQILPLVVLSSLVVGCTASPTGRNQVLLYSSGDMTQLGAQSFDQIKQQEKINTDPKLNNYVQCIADTLTHYVDQPTNWDVVIFDSPQVNAFALPGGHIGVYTGLLKVAKTPSQLAAVMGHEIVHVTAKHSNERLSQSKITNLGLQVTDYALQNQAYKETAMQALGLGLQYGVVLPYGRTQESEADIVGLELMAKAGFDPEESVALWQNMAAASSGKQPPELLSTHPSHDTRIKDLRKAIAKLPAEYRQHKELSCQY
- a CDS encoding DUF4250 domain-containing protein yields the protein MDLSNFEQMDTAILLGIVNEKLRLECTDLHDLSASYEMPTEALANKLDTLGYHYDTKTNQFKNF
- a CDS encoding MFS transporter, which translates into the protein MQYRTKVAIVYLLGFFIDLINMFITNVAYPAIGQALNASVDQLTWVSTSYILGLILVTPISAWLALRIGGRRVFLLSLTLFLVTTVMAGFANSIELLIGLRLLQGLSGGLLIPIGQTLTYQLYASHERARLSSIIMLVGLLAPALSPALGGLIVDLLSWRWVFFVNLPLTLIALVLAFVWLRSDKVSFPKDSHFLDVRGLAIASLGLTLLLLGLDWLAVPNKLFGALILLITAVAVLVYYVRHSFRHPKPLLDLGLIRNPLLRISMMVYLFIPGVFMGVNLIAMMYLQMQLGMSASSVGVLMIPWSLSAFLAIMLVGKLFNYYGPKPLFMLGCLIQGIGILCLSQITMVDQQLLLLISFSLMGFGGSLCSSAAQSSAFLTIDCVSLADASAIWNINRQFSFCVGVAVMSLILQLLQMTVDSLSAYQISFYLAAAATAVPFLLCLYIDNKAVLKKINA
- a CDS encoding LysR family transcriptional regulator; its protein translation is MLNLQRMKIFTAVVEAGSFTAAAEVLDQSKAVVSFNVKQLEAELGVSLLRRSTRKISLTEPGKHFYQNSLRLLADAEHILNDVRHDHHGLSGVLRVTSTPEYGAHKVVPALAAFAKKHPQLHINYISSSKHADLIAEYFDIAIRLGELADSNYHAAYIDNFAIFPVSSPSYLATNNINTLSDLAQANWITNSRLKSPLSWKVITPQKETVLFNVESPSTITADSASALLAFTLNGTGIALIPEWLVHPALEQGQLIHLLPEYIFPLQNIYAIYPNTRYVPEKVRAFIDFLREW
- a CDS encoding tetratricopeptide repeat protein: MSDNIENARVKPRDPRLQIVAEAEQGSPFSQLAAADMFYARGSYEDAFYWYSIAVRSFTSNPNAFSAEVIKYEVSAAEYNLATMFFNGLGTDSDKKQAFKLYAEAGRKRYLAAQVQLGMMYVYAEGIQQHYGLGYAWLYAAELNGENSKDVKKVLKMIEGKMDRKSLDNARKMSEQWVDEAVLEKLAQRKKTRFSFISNWFKKSV
- the queC gene encoding 7-cyano-7-deazaguanine synthase QueC yields the protein MSQQTANKAVLVFSGGQDSTTCLVDALQRYDSVDCITFDYGQRHSQEIEVAKKTAAYFGVKNHKIINVDLLSELAISSLTRDDIAVSHELMDNGLPNSFVPGRNILFMTLASIYAYQVGANTVITGVCETDFSGYPDCRDEFIKSINQACNLGMAKDFKFETPLMWLNKAETWALADLHDELDFVTHQSLTCYNGVVGKGCGDCPACLLRNNGLNDYLTNKTVHITALKGKLPRLAGIQATS
- a CDS encoding HAAAP family serine/threonine permease, yielding MLNIKSSQSQSQSRSYSHSKVDSDTGSWSAHDTKWTISLFGTAVGAGILFLPINIGAGGFWPLIIMALLAGPMTFLAHRGLSRFVLSSKNPEADFTDVVEEHFGHNAGRIISILYFLSIYPILLIYGVGLTNTVDSFIVNQLGLASPSRVLLSGILVAGMVSVMMGGEKLVLKAFEIIVYPLVLILAGLSIYMIQDWQVPDISMVTDMGEFSRTLWLAVPVTVFAFSHAAAISSFSTAQKRHYGKQAGEKSEQILKRTSIMLISFVVFFVFSCVFSLTPAQLLEAKIQNISVLSYLANVKDNALIASLGPLIAFIAITSSFFGHFLGAREGLNGLIRKQVNITPSATNKLTIFILFISIWIVSVMNPSILNMMEIFSGPVIAMILFVMPMYAVSKVEALAKYRGALSNIFVTIMGLIAISALIFNVFL